The DNA region CACTACGGTGACAAGATCGGCCGCAAGAACGTGCTCGTCGCGACCCTGCTGCTGATGGGGATCTCGACGTTTCTGATCGGGGTGCTGCCGACGTACGCCACGATCGGCGTCTGGGCACCGATCCTGCTCGTCCTGCTGCGCTTCCTCCAGGGACTGGGCCTCGGCGGAGAATGGGGCGGCGCGGTGTTGATGACCATGGAGTCGGGAGACCCGAACCGACGTGGCCTGAACGCCAGCTGGCCACAGGTCGGCGTACCGATCGGTCTGCTGCTGGCCAACGGCGTGCTGTCGCTGATGGGCACGGTCACGTCGAACGAGGCCTTCCTGTCCTGGGGCTGGCGGGTGCCGTTCCTGCTCAGTGGGGTGCTGGTCGCGGTGGGCATGTGGATCCGGATGACCATCGCCGAGAGCCCGTTGTTCGCCGAGGTGGAACAAACCGACAGCAAGGCCGAGGCACCGATTCTGGAGGTGCTGAGGAGCTATCCCAAGCAGGTGCTGCTCGCGATCGGCGCCCGGATCGGTGTCGATGTCGCGTTCTACACGTTCGTGCTGTTCATCACCACGTACGTGGCGACCTATCTCGGCCTGCCGCGGCAGTACGCCCTCAACGCGGTGCTGATCGCAGCCGCCGTCCAGGTGGCGGCCATTCCGTTCTTCGGCCATCTGTCGGACAAGATCGCCCGTCGCCCGGTCTATCTGGCCGGCGCCATCGGAGCGGCGGTCTGGGTCTTCGTCTTCTTCACCCTGCTCGACAGTGGTCAGTTCGGGCTGATCCTGCTGGCCGCGGTCATCGCGCTGATCTTCCATGCCGCGATGTATGGTCCCCAGGCCGCGTTCATCACCGAGATGTTCCCGACCAAGGTGCGCTACACCGGCGCTTCCATGGGCTATCAGCTGGCGGGCATCCTGGGCGGTGCCGTGGCGCCGATCATCTCGGTCGCTCTGCTGGACCGTTTCGACACCTCGATCTTCGTGTCGGTGTACGCGGTTGCGATGCTTGCCGTCACGATCATCTGTGTGTTTGTCGCGCCGGAGACGTCCAAGCTCGATCTGCACGGCGCAGAGAAGTGACCTGGGCACGTAGTCAGCGACCGGAAAGGTAGGCCAATGAGCACAGCTGAACCGATGGGCGCAGGGCGCATCGACCTGAACAGCGACCTCGGCGAGGGGTTCGGGACCTGGCGCCTCGGTGACGACGATGCGCTCCTCGAGCTGGTCACCAGCGCCAATGTCGCCTGCGGGTTTCATGCCGGCGACCCGGACATCCTCCGGCGGGTCTGTGATCGGGCCGCCGAGCGCGGGGTGGTGGTCGGCGCCCAAGTGAGCTACCACGATCTGGCCGGCTTCGGCCGGCGGCCGATGGACGTGCCGGCCGACACGTTGACCAACGATGTGATCTATCAGATCGCGGCCTTGGATGGCTTCGCCCGGATCGCGGGCACTCGGGTCGGCTACGTCAAACCGCACGGTGCCTTGTACAACCGGATTGTCCGCGACGAGGTCCAGGCCGCGGCCGTGGTAGCTGCGGTGACCACGTACGACGCCTCACTGCCGGTGCTCGGGCTACCGGGTTCGGCCTGGTTGCGCCTGGCAGCGGAGGCGGGGCTCGGGACGGTTCGCGAGGCGTTCGCCGACCGCGGCTACACCTCGGAGGGGACGCTGGTGCCGCGGTCGGAGCCGGGCGCCTTGGTCACCGACATCGATGAGGTGGCCCGCAGGGTGGTGCAGCTGGCGACCAAGGGCACGATCCATTCGGTGGCCGGCACCGAGGTGTCTGTCGCGGCGCAGTCGATCTGCGTCCATGGCGACTCTCCGGGCGCGGTCGCGATGGCCACGGCGGTCCGCTTGGCGCTGCACGATGCCGGCGTCACCATCGCGCCTTTCGTGGCATGAGCACTCCCGTTGTGAGCATGAGCGATGTAGCGGAGGTCCGTTGGGCGGGGGACCGTGCACTGTTGATCTGCCCGACCGGTCACGACGGCCTGCTCGACGTCGTGGAACGACTCCGGGACGCCGCCCTGCCAGGGGTCGAGGACATTCTGCCGGCCGCCGAGACCGTACTGCTGACGCTGCGAGACGGCAGTGAGCAGGGCGTGGTCGAGTCCGAGGTGCGCAAGGCCCTGTCAGGAACGGCGTCCGAGCGGGCCATCACGGCTGAGAGGGCCGAGGAAGTGGTCATTCCGGTGCGGTATGACGGCGAGGACCTCGCCGACGTGGCGGCGATCCTCGGCACCACCGTCGAGGACGTGATCGCCGAGCACACCAGCCGGACCTGGCGCTGCCGGTTCATCGGGTTCACCGCTGGTTTCGGCTACCTGGAGTCAGACCGCGGCGGTCTGGTGGTGCCGCGTCGTCGCCAGTCGAGGACGGCCGTGCCGGCCGGCGCCGTGGCACTCGCCGACGGCTTCAGTGCGGTCTATCCGCGGCGGGCTCCGGGCGGCTGGCAGCTGATCGGCACCACCGAGTTGACCATGTTCGACCTGAGCCGACCACGACCTGCGTTGCTGACCGCAGGCACCCGAGTCCGTTTCGTCCGCTCATGAGCGGCGCCTTGCGGATCTTGGCGCCAGGGCCGAGCGCGACGATCCAAGATCTAGGACGGCCGGGCTGGTTCTCGGCCGGGGTCGGAGTGTCCGGTGCTGCTGACACCGACTCGCTGCGGCTGGCCAATCGGTTGGTCGGGAACGACGAAGGGGCAGCCGGCATCGAATGCGTACTCGGCGGACTGCAGGTCGAGGCAATCGAGGTGGTCACGCTCGCCGTCACCGGCGCACCGGCGCCGATCACCGTCGACGGAATCCCGGTTGATCATGCTTCGGTCGTCCGGCTGGAGTCGGGTCAACGTCTTGCGTTGGGCCTCGCGGCGACAGGACTCCGGGTATACCTGGCCGTTCGTGGCGGGCTGGCGGTCGAGCCGGTGCTCGGCTCTCGAAGCCGGGACACCTTGGCAGGCTTGGGACCTGAGCCGCTGACGGCGGGTGACGAACTGCCGGTCGGACCGGAGCCGATCGGCTCGCCACTCACCGGGATCGCACCACTGACGCCGATGACCAATGACCCCGTCGTCGTCCGGGTCCAGCTCGGTCCCCGAGCCGACTGGTTCGCCCAGCCCGAGGATCTCTTCGTCGGGGGCTGGTCGCTCACCGATCGGCTTGATCGGATTGGGGCCAGGCTGGCCCGCCCGGGGTGGGATGGCGGGAAGGATGGACAGCAGGGCTGTCCAGCGCTCACCCGTCGGGACAGCCGTGAGCTGCCGACCGAGGGAATGCCGCTCGGCGCCATTCAGGTGCCGCCCAGCGGTGAACCGGTGGTCTTCCTCGCTGACCACCCGATCACCGGCGGCTATCCGGTGATCGGCGTGGTCCTTGGTGCCGATATTCCCTTGGTGGCTCAGGCCCGGCCCGGCCAGCAGTTGATCTTCGTCCCCGAACAACCACGAGCGAGTGCCGTACGGCTGGCAGACCTGCAGATCACGTTGCGCGGGCGACCCAGCGCCACCGAGACAGCCGCAGTCATCGCTGCTCTGACGATGCTGACCCATCCCTGAAAGGCAAACCATGGAACGCAGGA from Microlunatus phosphovorus NM-1 includes:
- a CDS encoding 5-oxoprolinase subunit C family protein, whose product is MSGALRILAPGPSATIQDLGRPGWFSAGVGVSGAADTDSLRLANRLVGNDEGAAGIECVLGGLQVEAIEVVTLAVTGAPAPITVDGIPVDHASVVRLESGQRLALGLAATGLRVYLAVRGGLAVEPVLGSRSRDTLAGLGPEPLTAGDELPVGPEPIGSPLTGIAPLTPMTNDPVVVRVQLGPRADWFAQPEDLFVGGWSLTDRLDRIGARLARPGWDGGKDGQQGCPALTRRDSRELPTEGMPLGAIQVPPSGEPVVFLADHPITGGYPVIGVVLGADIPLVAQARPGQQLIFVPEQPRASAVRLADLQITLRGRPSATETAAVIAALTMLTHP
- a CDS encoding MFS transporter; translation: MPEPSPRSSDDVTPPVTPSSTRKVIVASLIGTSLEWYDFFIYGTAAALVFNQLFFPEFDPLIGTLLAFTTFAVGFVARPLGGIVFGHYGDKIGRKNVLVATLLLMGISTFLIGVLPTYATIGVWAPILLVLLRFLQGLGLGGEWGGAVLMTMESGDPNRRGLNASWPQVGVPIGLLLANGVLSLMGTVTSNEAFLSWGWRVPFLLSGVLVAVGMWIRMTIAESPLFAEVEQTDSKAEAPILEVLRSYPKQVLLAIGARIGVDVAFYTFVLFITTYVATYLGLPRQYALNAVLIAAAVQVAAIPFFGHLSDKIARRPVYLAGAIGAAVWVFVFFTLLDSGQFGLILLAAVIALIFHAAMYGPQAAFITEMFPTKVRYTGASMGYQLAGILGGAVAPIISVALLDRFDTSIFVSVYAVAMLAVTIICVFVAPETSKLDLHGAEK
- a CDS encoding 5-oxoprolinase subunit B family protein — encoded protein: MSDVAEVRWAGDRALLICPTGHDGLLDVVERLRDAALPGVEDILPAAETVLLTLRDGSEQGVVESEVRKALSGTASERAITAERAEEVVIPVRYDGEDLADVAAILGTTVEDVIAEHTSRTWRCRFIGFTAGFGYLESDRGGLVVPRRRQSRTAVPAGAVALADGFSAVYPRRAPGGWQLIGTTELTMFDLSRPRPALLTAGTRVRFVRS
- a CDS encoding LamB/YcsF family protein, with protein sequence MGAGRIDLNSDLGEGFGTWRLGDDDALLELVTSANVACGFHAGDPDILRRVCDRAAERGVVVGAQVSYHDLAGFGRRPMDVPADTLTNDVIYQIAALDGFARIAGTRVGYVKPHGALYNRIVRDEVQAAAVVAAVTTYDASLPVLGLPGSAWLRLAAEAGLGTVREAFADRGYTSEGTLVPRSEPGALVTDIDEVARRVVQLATKGTIHSVAGTEVSVAAQSICVHGDSPGAVAMATAVRLALHDAGVTIAPFVA